One segment of Luteolibacter rhizosphaerae DNA contains the following:
- a CDS encoding class I SAM-dependent methyltransferase, with translation MQRLVEPEIIDQLPADHPDVIRSRRDLKMINFLMGNERWITRNLRPFPDALARGVIEIGAGEGTLLKKLACRYPGTPLAGCDLAPRPADLPESIGWHQQDVFECLADQSAGVLAANLFLHHFEDGELPRFTPLLQSFDIICVNEPYRTAQTITDAKIIMPLVGRATKHDMPASIRAGFLHGEMPRLLGLDDGTWRIREETTWRGGIRMLAWRH, from the coding sequence ATGCAGCGTCTTGTAGAGCCCGAAATCATCGACCAGCTCCCAGCGGATCACCCGGATGTGATCCGTAGCCGCCGCGACCTCAAGATGATCAACTTCTTGATGGGGAATGAGCGCTGGATTACACGAAATCTCCGCCCTTTTCCGGATGCTCTGGCACGTGGAGTGATCGAGATCGGCGCCGGGGAGGGCACGCTGCTGAAGAAGCTGGCCTGCCGCTACCCCGGTACGCCGCTGGCGGGTTGCGATCTGGCACCACGGCCCGCGGATTTGCCGGAGTCGATCGGGTGGCACCAGCAGGATGTCTTCGAGTGTCTGGCTGATCAATCGGCGGGCGTGCTGGCGGCGAATCTTTTCCTGCACCACTTCGAGGATGGGGAGCTGCCGCGCTTCACGCCGTTGCTGCAGTCCTTCGATATCATCTGTGTGAACGAACCCTATCGCACCGCGCAGACAATCACGGACGCCAAGATCATCATGCCGCTGGTGGGTCGCGCGACGAAGCACGACATGCCGGCGAGCATCCGTGCCGGATTCCTGCACGGGGAAATGCCGCGCCTGCTAGGGCTGGATGACGGCACATGGCGCATCCGGGAGGAAACCACATGGCGCGGGGGGATCCGCATGCTAGCTTGGCGACATTGA
- a CDS encoding NAD(P)/FAD-dependent oxidoreductase: MATLKATVTIAGGGLAGLSLAAGLRLRGVPVKVHEAGSYPRHRVCGEFISGAAPATLEALGIADAFADALPRRSLIWLSEGKLVHCDDLPEPALGISRYRLDARLRERVTELGGEVIEHSRQVREPLEGLVWTAGRIPAKSRWIGLKCHFRDLAMKADLEMHLGSNGYAGLAGVEDGRVNVCGLFKVDRALRGSGSELLLSYLEQGGNDVLAKRLRGAVVDEDSFAAVAGFSLGRQPELPGLCVLGDAESMIPPFTGNGMSMAFQAAELALEPLEEWSKGFLDWDDCRAAIRSALHRRFRRRLNAAQALHPVLMYGSGRHLVKSLGRARLLPFRPLLSLVR; the protein is encoded by the coding sequence TTGGCGACATTGAAGGCCACGGTGACAATCGCGGGGGGCGGCTTGGCGGGACTCTCGCTGGCGGCGGGCCTGCGCCTGCGCGGCGTGCCGGTGAAGGTGCACGAGGCGGGCAGCTATCCGCGCCACCGGGTTTGCGGTGAGTTTATCTCGGGAGCGGCACCGGCGACGCTGGAGGCGCTGGGAATCGCCGATGCCTTCGCGGATGCGCTGCCGCGCCGCAGCCTGATCTGGCTGAGCGAGGGCAAGCTGGTGCATTGCGATGATCTGCCAGAGCCCGCGCTGGGGATCTCGCGGTATCGGCTGGATGCGCGCCTGCGCGAGCGGGTAACCGAGCTGGGTGGTGAAGTCATCGAGCATTCGCGCCAAGTGCGCGAGCCGCTGGAGGGGCTGGTATGGACAGCGGGGCGCATCCCGGCGAAGAGCCGCTGGATCGGCCTGAAGTGCCACTTCCGGGATCTGGCGATGAAGGCGGATCTGGAGATGCATCTGGGCTCTAACGGATACGCCGGCCTGGCCGGGGTGGAGGATGGCCGCGTGAATGTGTGCGGGCTCTTCAAGGTGGATCGCGCGCTGCGCGGCAGCGGGAGCGAGCTGCTGCTTTCATACTTGGAGCAGGGTGGGAATGATGTGCTGGCCAAGCGATTGCGCGGCGCGGTGGTGGATGAAGATTCCTTCGCCGCGGTGGCGGGCTTTTCGCTGGGGCGTCAGCCGGAGCTGCCGGGTCTCTGCGTGCTGGGAGATGCGGAGAGCATGATCCCGCCTTTCACCGGGAATGGCATGAGCATGGCCTTTCAAGCGGCGGAGCTGGCGCTCGAGCCGCTGGAGGAGTGGAGCAAGGGCTTTCTCGATTGGGATGATTGCCGGGCTGCGATCCGCAGCGCGCTTCATCGCCGCTTCCGCCGTCGCCTGAATGCGGCACAGGCCCTGCACCCGGTGCTCATGTATGGCAGCGGGCGGCATCTGGTCAAGTCGCTCGGCCGTGCGCGCCTGTTGCCTTTCCGTCCTCTGCTTTCCCTTGTCCGCTGA
- a CDS encoding type III polyketide synthase: MFLESISTAVPPHRYTQSECLAALSVTPAYAALRPRSQGLMEKILGNGVSGIETRSFCLAEIAPVVSRSAQELNESFEQEAPRLAIAALTPALEKAGLAAADLDALFICTCTGYLCPGVTSHVAELLGLRETAYLQDLVGLGCGAAIPMLRSAAGFLAAHPGAKVATIAVEVCSAAFYADDDPGVLISLCLFGDGAAAAVWSDVPGSNKWQAGHFTTVHKPEQREKIRFVNAGGKLRNQLDKAVPGLAAEAVAELYAKRTADPDRILTHSGGRDVIDALEAVLPTSLEETRAVLREHGNMSSPSVLFALDRAVTMANGDRRWWLSAFGAGFAAHACEMWR; this comes from the coding sequence ATGTTCCTCGAATCGATCTCCACGGCGGTCCCGCCGCACCGCTACACGCAATCCGAATGCCTGGCCGCGCTAAGCGTGACCCCGGCCTATGCCGCGCTACGGCCGCGCTCGCAGGGGCTGATGGAGAAGATCCTGGGCAACGGCGTTTCGGGGATCGAGACGCGCAGCTTTTGCCTGGCGGAGATCGCGCCGGTGGTGAGTCGAAGCGCGCAGGAGCTGAATGAAAGCTTCGAGCAGGAGGCGCCGCGGCTCGCGATCGCGGCGCTGACTCCCGCGCTGGAGAAGGCGGGGCTGGCGGCGGCGGATCTGGATGCGCTCTTCATCTGCACCTGCACCGGCTATCTCTGCCCCGGCGTGACCAGCCATGTGGCGGAACTGCTCGGGCTACGGGAGACGGCGTACTTGCAGGATCTGGTGGGGCTGGGGTGCGGGGCGGCGATTCCGATGCTGCGTTCGGCGGCGGGATTCCTGGCGGCGCATCCGGGGGCGAAGGTGGCGACCATCGCGGTGGAGGTGTGCTCCGCGGCCTTCTATGCGGATGATGATCCGGGCGTGCTGATCTCGCTCTGCCTCTTCGGTGATGGTGCTGCGGCGGCGGTGTGGTCGGATGTGCCAGGATCTAACAAGTGGCAGGCCGGGCATTTCACGACGGTCCACAAGCCGGAACAGCGGGAGAAGATCCGCTTCGTGAATGCGGGCGGCAAGCTGCGCAACCAACTCGACAAGGCGGTGCCCGGGCTGGCCGCGGAGGCGGTGGCGGAGCTCTATGCGAAGCGCACGGCGGATCCGGACCGGATCCTCACGCATTCCGGCGGGCGCGATGTGATCGATGCGCTGGAGGCGGTGTTGCCGACCTCGCTGGAGGAGACGCGGGCGGTGCTCAGGGAGCACGGGAACATGAGCAGTCCGTCGGTGCTGTTTGCCTTGGATCGGGCGGTGACGATGGCGAACGGTGACCGCCGCTGGTGGCTCAGCGCCTTCGGCGCGGGCTTCGCCGCGCATGCGTGTGAGATGTGGAGGTGA
- the rpoD gene encoding RNA polymerase sigma factor RpoD translates to MSTKKAAAAAKSKGSKPTPKAGSKPAPAKKPAAAPAKPAKAVKPAAKPAAAAKKPAPKAGKAKAPAPAKKPAAAPAKAAKPAAAPAKAEKAKAAPAPVKEQKPAAKAEKSKVAEAPKKAAESSKKAEPAKKVDAAAAAPAAETPRADGEKPRIDTPEIQEKIRELIKLAKEQEYLTYDDINEILPNDLVEPADVEAIMERLRNMEFDIIDASEVDRYKDKKRDDDADDVDDTKDQKLDILDDPVRMYLKQMGQVPLLTREQEVEISKRIEDAEIEVAKQLHLFGFTAECYLDLADKLLKGKERFDRVILDKKIESRERYMKILPKQCEQLKNLHEENDDLFRQMTAKNPRGKKKLEETFAKNLQSLHRIYTKFYFKQKVVEDFCEQVEDYQQKFWKYGRKVQADPEDKEFVTKLREIQQRCWHEVETFDDTNKQLRHWLKEALKAKTEMVEANLRLVISIAKKYTNRGLSFLDLIQEGNMGLMKAVEKFEYRRGYKFSTYATWWIRQAITRSIADQARTIRIPVHMIETINKLMRVQKQLVQEYGREPSPEEIAEEIHLPVERVRAVLKMAQQPISLQAPVGDSDDTSFGDFIEDKSADNPMEEAGFSMLKDKIKDVLDTLTEREREVLEQRFGLKDGYSRTLEEVGRQFQVTRERIRQIEAKALRKMRHPTRIRKLEGFIELPGA, encoded by the coding sequence ATGTCCACCAAGAAAGCTGCTGCCGCTGCCAAATCGAAGGGCTCCAAGCCGACACCGAAAGCGGGCTCCAAGCCTGCTCCCGCGAAGAAGCCTGCTGCTGCCCCGGCCAAGCCCGCGAAGGCGGTGAAGCCGGCAGCCAAGCCGGCCGCAGCGGCGAAGAAGCCAGCCCCGAAAGCCGGGAAGGCCAAGGCCCCGGCTCCCGCCAAGAAGCCTGCTGCCGCCCCGGCCAAGGCCGCCAAGCCCGCTGCCGCTCCCGCCAAGGCGGAGAAGGCGAAGGCCGCCCCGGCACCCGTGAAGGAGCAGAAGCCCGCCGCCAAGGCGGAGAAGAGCAAGGTAGCCGAGGCACCGAAGAAAGCCGCCGAATCCTCCAAGAAGGCTGAACCGGCGAAGAAGGTGGACGCCGCCGCTGCCGCCCCCGCCGCAGAAACTCCCCGTGCCGATGGCGAGAAGCCCCGCATCGATACCCCGGAGATCCAGGAGAAGATCCGCGAGCTGATCAAGCTGGCCAAGGAGCAGGAGTACCTCACCTACGACGACATCAACGAAATCCTGCCGAACGACCTCGTCGAGCCGGCGGATGTGGAGGCGATCATGGAGCGCCTCCGCAACATGGAGTTCGACATCATCGATGCCTCCGAGGTCGACCGCTACAAGGACAAGAAGCGCGACGACGACGCCGACGATGTCGACGATACCAAGGACCAGAAGCTCGATATCCTGGACGACCCGGTCCGGATGTACCTGAAGCAGATGGGCCAGGTGCCCCTGCTCACCCGCGAGCAGGAAGTGGAAATTTCCAAGCGCATCGAGGATGCGGAGATCGAGGTGGCCAAGCAGCTCCACCTCTTCGGCTTCACCGCCGAGTGCTATCTCGACCTCGCCGACAAGCTCCTGAAGGGCAAGGAGCGCTTCGACCGCGTGATCCTCGACAAGAAGATCGAGAGCCGCGAGCGCTACATGAAGATCCTGCCCAAGCAGTGCGAGCAGCTCAAGAACCTGCACGAGGAGAACGACGATCTCTTCCGCCAGATGACCGCGAAGAATCCCCGCGGCAAGAAGAAGCTGGAAGAGACCTTCGCCAAGAACCTGCAGAGCCTCCACCGCATTTACACCAAGTTCTACTTCAAGCAGAAGGTCGTGGAAGACTTCTGCGAGCAAGTGGAAGACTACCAGCAGAAGTTCTGGAAGTACGGCCGCAAGGTCCAAGCTGATCCGGAGGACAAGGAGTTCGTCACCAAGCTCCGCGAGATCCAGCAGCGTTGCTGGCATGAAGTCGAAACCTTCGACGACACCAACAAGCAGCTCCGCCACTGGCTGAAGGAAGCGCTCAAGGCGAAGACCGAGATGGTGGAGGCCAACCTCCGTCTCGTGATCTCGATCGCGAAGAAGTACACCAACCGCGGCCTCTCCTTCCTCGACCTCATCCAGGAAGGCAACATGGGCCTGATGAAGGCGGTGGAGAAATTCGAATACCGCCGCGGCTACAAGTTCTCGACCTACGCCACCTGGTGGATCCGCCAGGCGATCACCCGCTCGATCGCCGATCAGGCCCGCACCATCCGTATCCCGGTGCACATGATCGAAACGATCAACAAGCTGATGCGCGTGCAGAAGCAGCTCGTGCAGGAATACGGCCGCGAACCTTCCCCGGAAGAAATCGCCGAGGAAATCCACCTGCCCGTGGAGCGTGTCCGCGCCGTGCTCAAGATGGCCCAGCAGCCGATCTCGCTGCAGGCCCCGGTCGGTGATTCGGACGACACCTCCTTCGGCGACTTCATCGAGGACAAGTCCGCGGACAACCCGATGGAAGAAGCGGGCTTCTCGATGCTGAAGGACAAGATCAAGGACGTCCTCGACACGCTCACCGAGCGCGAGCGCGAAGTCCTCGAGCAACGCTTCGGCCTGAAGGACGGTTACAGCCGCACGCTGGAGGAAGTGGGTCGCCAGTTCCAGGTCACCCGCGAGCGTATCCGCCAGATCGAGGCCAAGGCCCTCCGCAAGATGCGCCACCCCACCCGTATCCGTAAGCTCGAAGGCTTCATCGAGCTTCCGGGAGCGTAA
- the dnaG gene encoding DNA primase has protein sequence MPQISRETTEQILAATDIVDVIGSYIEVKRTGPAYKALCPFHNEKTPSFNINPHRQFFHCFGCGKSGDAITFVREYENLTFSDAVKKLATRAGITVVEEAVDPQEDRARRQRGKQLDLHREVAAFLHQMLFTRDAAHAREHLKGRGFGKEMAERWQIGWMPEDPRVFMDWAREKKLTGRDLVDSGIFVQKERGGIYVRFRDRLMIPIRNEHGDVIAFTGRQLRDDPRSGKYINSPETAVFKKSHVLFALERARKAILKESAVVMVEGQLDAICCHEQGIENTVASQGTAFTTNHAKLLRRYAKNVILCFDSDNAGLEAASKAFPILTAEGLPVKVARMPAGEDPDTFLRKHGADAFREMLANAADFFDFRIDRESVNGGLASLQQRSAFAKTCANLLSLIPDAVTRENMINHVATRLRIGVPELRDTVAREIRFAKNKPEPRDRNAPPEPEREEPVAMDPLVGYLCSLALHCAPAQDWLGEQYETLHEAAEDIEGVPVLECILSARPDPASPASVNAFLAGLKESYRLALHADSTFHVDPPEDWLGAVEEALARVSAKALLKRDARIDAELSRPDLTHAEMMPLLEQKKLIAHLISGLDQRFIFSDRFAPVKKAKPKSDFRPNRSGSRPQNNP, from the coding sequence GTGCCCCAAATCTCCCGGGAGACCACCGAGCAGATCCTCGCCGCCACGGATATCGTGGACGTGATCGGCTCGTACATCGAGGTCAAGCGGACCGGCCCGGCATACAAGGCACTCTGCCCCTTCCACAACGAGAAGACCCCCTCCTTCAACATCAATCCGCACCGGCAGTTCTTTCATTGCTTCGGCTGCGGCAAAAGCGGGGACGCCATTACCTTCGTCCGCGAATACGAGAACCTCACCTTCTCCGACGCGGTCAAGAAGCTCGCCACCCGAGCCGGCATCACCGTCGTCGAGGAAGCCGTCGATCCCCAGGAAGATCGCGCGCGTCGCCAGCGTGGCAAGCAGCTCGATCTGCATCGCGAGGTCGCTGCCTTCCTCCACCAGATGCTCTTCACCCGCGATGCCGCCCATGCCCGTGAGCACCTGAAAGGCCGCGGCTTTGGCAAGGAGATGGCCGAGCGCTGGCAGATCGGCTGGATGCCCGAAGACCCGCGCGTCTTCATGGACTGGGCGCGCGAAAAAAAGCTCACCGGTCGCGACCTGGTGGACTCCGGCATCTTCGTTCAGAAGGAGCGCGGCGGAATCTATGTCCGCTTTCGCGATCGCCTGATGATCCCGATCCGGAACGAGCATGGCGATGTCATTGCCTTCACCGGCAGACAACTCCGCGATGACCCGCGCAGTGGCAAATACATCAACTCGCCGGAGACTGCCGTCTTCAAGAAATCGCATGTCCTCTTCGCCCTTGAGCGCGCCCGGAAGGCGATCCTGAAGGAAAGTGCGGTGGTGATGGTGGAGGGTCAACTGGACGCCATCTGCTGCCACGAGCAGGGCATCGAAAATACGGTTGCCTCCCAAGGCACCGCCTTCACGACGAACCACGCCAAGCTCCTCCGCCGTTACGCCAAGAACGTGATCCTCTGCTTCGACTCGGACAATGCCGGTCTCGAAGCCGCATCGAAAGCCTTCCCTATCCTCACCGCGGAAGGCCTGCCGGTGAAGGTGGCCCGCATGCCCGCGGGCGAGGATCCGGACACCTTCCTGCGCAAGCACGGCGCGGATGCCTTCCGCGAGATGCTGGCGAATGCAGCCGACTTCTTCGACTTCCGCATCGACCGTGAGTCCGTGAACGGCGGACTCGCCAGCCTGCAGCAGCGCTCCGCCTTCGCGAAGACCTGCGCCAATCTGCTCTCGCTGATCCCGGATGCCGTCACGCGGGAGAACATGATCAATCATGTGGCCACCCGCCTGCGCATCGGTGTGCCGGAGTTGCGGGACACCGTGGCGCGGGAGATCCGCTTCGCCAAGAACAAGCCCGAGCCCCGCGACCGCAATGCCCCGCCCGAACCGGAGCGCGAGGAGCCCGTGGCGATGGACCCCCTTGTCGGCTACCTCTGCAGCCTCGCCCTCCACTGCGCTCCCGCGCAGGACTGGCTGGGCGAGCAGTACGAGACCCTGCACGAAGCCGCGGAGGACATCGAGGGTGTGCCCGTGCTGGAGTGCATCCTCTCCGCCCGCCCCGATCCGGCCTCTCCCGCTTCCGTGAATGCCTTCCTCGCCGGGCTGAAGGAGTCCTACCGCCTCGCCCTGCATGCCGACTCCACCTTCCACGTGGACCCGCCGGAAGACTGGCTCGGGGCCGTGGAAGAGGCGCTGGCCCGGGTGAGTGCAAAGGCTCTGCTGAAGCGCGATGCCCGGATCGATGCCGAACTGTCCCGCCCCGATCTCACCCACGCCGAGATGATGCCGCTGCTGGAGCAGAAGAAGTTGATCGCCCATCTGATCTCCGGCTTGGATCAACGCTTCATCTTCAGCGACCGCTTCGCCCCGGTGAAGAAAGCGAAACCGAAGTCCGATTTCCGTCCAAATCGCTCAGGTTCAAGGCCCCAAAACAATCCTTGA
- a CDS encoding TPR end-of-group domain-containing protein, with amino-acid sequence MEDLPILRSALGWLELGLPEEALSELTALSARDRMRRHALELRLLAEMESRRWNAAADTGRLLCMKEPKEARFFIHAAYCLHETGDTLAARDWLLRGPATLIEDPLFHYNIACYCAVLGDRKRAESHLERAFEMDESLRETAQEDTDLAALRSGD; translated from the coding sequence ATGGAAGACCTCCCAATTTTGAGGTCCGCTCTGGGCTGGCTGGAACTGGGTTTACCAGAGGAAGCCCTGTCCGAACTCACCGCCTTGTCCGCGCGTGATCGCATGCGAAGGCATGCGCTGGAGCTTCGCTTGCTAGCAGAGATGGAATCGCGGCGCTGGAATGCGGCGGCGGATACCGGTCGGTTGCTCTGCATGAAGGAGCCGAAGGAGGCGCGGTTTTTCATCCATGCGGCGTATTGCCTGCATGAGACGGGCGATACCTTGGCAGCCAGGGACTGGCTGCTGCGCGGCCCGGCGACTTTGATCGAGGATCCGCTGTTCCACTACAATATCGCGTGCTACTGCGCGGTGCTGGGGGACCGGAAGAGGGCGGAGTCGCATCTGGAGCGGGCCTTCGAGATGGATGAGTCGCTGCGGGAGACGGCGCAGGAGGATACGGATCTGGCGGCGCTGCGGAGTGGCGATTGA